One part of the Tautonia rosea genome encodes these proteins:
- a CDS encoding serine/threonine-protein kinase — protein sequence MDEPIPTQSSTHPVTRLGSYRLVEPLGSGGMSSVFRAVHDSSGYEVALKVLPRYLAKNPTLLQRFLREAQSAEALEHPNIVSIYDRGAEGGRHYLVLEYVNGSDLHDLVRQHGPMSVVDALRVVREAAQGLRYAASKGVIHRDIKPANLLLSREGEVKLIDLGLALQSESEDERVTRHGTTVGTVDYMSPEQARDSRAANEQSDIYSLGCTLYYLLTGFPPFAGGHIADKLRRHATHPPPDVRQLRPDVPRSVAKFIQRMMAKRCGDRYNSYEELIADLDFLDLSEGSSSSDSIEFALIADDDESADFDLGDGVRTIEAPSTRDFSPVSDPSPRPQAPRAEEPERVRSAGEPELKLDELASLLKDEDDEPVPRRASAPSPTPNEPLRRGPAARRAAAPVEPFDPFGDLDDEDEVIAPMPLAGGRRSYGEEASVKAWAIGGALVGLVIALLGFAIISLIRMDWSRGPSFSPRPTETQVDPQDPALQGNTPNPFGDEPGSDVGSGRENLS from the coding sequence CGACAGCAGCGGCTACGAGGTCGCACTCAAGGTCCTCCCGCGCTATTTGGCCAAAAATCCGACTCTGTTACAGCGGTTCTTGCGCGAGGCACAGAGTGCCGAGGCGCTGGAACATCCGAACATCGTTTCAATCTACGATCGAGGAGCCGAGGGGGGCCGGCACTATCTGGTGCTGGAATACGTCAACGGATCGGATTTGCACGATCTGGTGCGGCAACATGGGCCGATGTCGGTCGTCGATGCGCTTCGGGTGGTTCGAGAAGCCGCGCAGGGGCTTCGCTATGCGGCCAGTAAAGGGGTGATTCACCGGGACATCAAGCCGGCGAACCTCCTGTTGTCTCGGGAAGGGGAGGTGAAGCTGATCGACCTGGGACTGGCCCTGCAAAGCGAGTCGGAAGATGAGCGCGTGACCCGACACGGGACGACCGTGGGGACGGTCGATTACATGTCTCCGGAGCAGGCGAGGGACAGCCGAGCGGCCAACGAACAGAGTGACATCTATTCCCTCGGCTGTACCCTGTACTACCTGCTGACCGGCTTCCCGCCTTTCGCCGGGGGACACATCGCCGATAAGCTGCGCCGACATGCCACCCATCCGCCTCCCGACGTCCGCCAGCTCAGGCCCGATGTGCCCCGGAGCGTGGCGAAGTTCATTCAACGGATGATGGCCAAGCGTTGCGGTGATCGCTACAACTCCTATGAGGAGCTGATCGCCGACCTCGACTTTCTTGACCTGAGCGAAGGGAGTTCGAGCAGCGATTCCATTGAGTTTGCTCTGATCGCCGATGACGACGAATCAGCCGACTTCGACCTGGGAGACGGAGTACGGACAATCGAGGCCCCCTCGACCCGCGATTTCTCTCCGGTTTCCGATCCCTCCCCGCGGCCCCAGGCTCCTCGAGCGGAAGAACCCGAGAGGGTCCGTTCCGCCGGGGAACCGGAGCTCAAGCTCGACGAGCTGGCGAGCTTGCTGAAGGATGAGGACGACGAGCCGGTCCCTCGACGTGCGTCTGCTCCCTCGCCGACGCCGAATGAGCCGCTCCGGCGCGGCCCGGCGGCGCGTCGAGCTGCCGCGCCGGTCGAGCCATTCGACCCCTTCGGCGATCTGGACGACGAGGACGAGGTGATCGCTCCCATGCCTTTGGCAGGAGGTCGGCGATCATACGGCGAGGAGGCATCGGTCAAGGCCTGGGCGATCGGAGGAGCACTGGTCGGCCTGGTCATCGCCTTGCTCGGGTTTGCGATCATCAGCCTGATCCGAATGGACTGGTCGAGGGGACCGAGCTTCTCTCCCCGGCCGACCGAAACGCAGGTCGATCCCCAGGACCCGGCGTTGCAAGGGAACACTCCGAACCCGTTCGGAGATGAGCCGGGCAGCGACGTGGGTTCCGGCAGGGAGAACCTGAGTTGA
- a CDS encoding nitrilase-related carbon-nitrogen hydrolase: MAAPSRYYAAACQTDLPCPRTRDELPDRVDRLLGMVDAAVIGYRPFFNIRLVVFPEFAHAAPIYETAGELLDRLAVPLPNEQTDRYVAKAKQHGIYIQTGTFLESDPKWPGKVFNTTCLIGPDGILSKYRKVNPWLPWEVHSSPHDLPGYDEPMFPVAETEIGRLGAAICYDWLFPEVLRALALGGAEVLIRVSAYMDPWGATPPMDWWTLFNRARAVENLAYVVASNQGASYQNYPPFSWPGGSMIVDFDGRILSQADPGSGEKIVVGPIDLGVLREERKRRQGHALLSHLRTEAYTDLYSRPIYRPPGRS, encoded by the coding sequence ATGGCTGCACCCTCGCGCTACTACGCCGCTGCCTGTCAGACTGACCTCCCATGCCCGAGGACCCGGGACGAGTTGCCCGATCGGGTCGATCGCTTGCTGGGGATGGTCGATGCGGCGGTGATCGGATACCGGCCGTTCTTCAACATCAGGCTGGTCGTTTTTCCCGAATTCGCTCATGCCGCGCCAATCTATGAGACGGCGGGGGAGCTGCTCGACCGCCTCGCGGTGCCCCTTCCCAACGAGCAAACCGACCGCTACGTGGCGAAGGCGAAGCAGCACGGAATCTACATCCAAACGGGGACGTTCCTCGAATCAGACCCGAAATGGCCGGGGAAAGTCTTCAACACGACCTGCCTGATTGGTCCGGACGGCATTCTGTCGAAGTACCGGAAGGTCAACCCGTGGCTGCCGTGGGAGGTCCATTCGAGCCCGCATGACCTGCCTGGCTACGATGAGCCGATGTTCCCGGTTGCCGAGACGGAGATCGGGCGCCTAGGGGCAGCGATCTGTTACGACTGGCTCTTTCCGGAGGTCTTGCGGGCGCTTGCGCTGGGAGGGGCGGAGGTCTTGATCCGCGTCTCGGCCTACATGGACCCTTGGGGAGCGACACCGCCGATGGACTGGTGGACGTTGTTCAACCGGGCAAGGGCGGTCGAAAATCTCGCGTACGTGGTGGCATCGAACCAGGGAGCCTCGTACCAGAACTATCCGCCGTTCTCGTGGCCGGGAGGGAGCATGATCGTCGACTTCGACGGCCGAATTCTCTCGCAGGCCGATCCTGGGTCGGGGGAGAAAATCGTGGTTGGGCCGATCGACCTCGGTGTCTTGCGAGAGGAACGGAAGCGACGGCAGGGGCATGCGCTGCTGTCCCACCTGAGGACCGAGGCGTATACTGACCTCTACTCCCGGCCGATCTACCGCCCGCCCGGTCGGAGCTGA